From the genome of Fusarium oxysporum f. sp. lycopersici 4287 chromosome 3, whole genome shotgun sequence, one region includes:
- a CDS encoding hypothetical protein (At least one base has a quality score < 10) → MDFTNFDDFAFAYYGLPVRASLVSLVDHTHTFQSPTALPQHQAISGLAHSGLPFGTLPTGNRNQSMEGSKAHPDRTSPASEAPEDPTTDEFGLASRSRAGGIDPGGKPKEDKADATPAWSELKTKAGKERKRLPLACVACRRKKSRCSGEKPACEHCLRSYIPCVYKVTTRKAAPRTNCMAMLDKRPKRMEERVIEAISKSDQEVASSVTRPVVKPAIPGTVPSSQPTKKRGAEEAFGPDLEAWAKAPSEPKTEGDDGSSSLQVQEGEENKLQHEGTDALPSKEIQEHLAEVFFDNIYGQSYHLLHKPSYMRKLKNGTLPPVLVLTVCAVAARFTSSPLVSSSGPEFLRGEEWASHARDICTRRYEWPNLTILTCLLILGLHEFGTCQGGRSWALGGQAIRMAFALQLHKDLEYDPLDRNGTKTQLSFIDREIRRRIMWACFLMDRFNSSGTDRPMFVREDTIQIPLPVKEKYFQFGLPAPTEMLDGRVPHPPSPNDGQIADVRENMGVAAFLIRAITLWGRITTYLSQGCKDLDPNPLWEDESHHMKHLNDAVNLEASLPLSLKYSAENLEVHKTENTPSQFLFMHICLQHNILLVSRAAMSARKQHGVHDDFFFEASKRTFNAANRISELLREAEQSGCFVSAPFAGYCAFSSATVHSVGIISRNPSMKLAAQANLTTNVKYLHKMKKYWGMFHWMVENVRTQYQNVLDAMRAGANVEERATQLSFLQYGDWFNRYPRGLSHAEFMDPATHKRKDSGADGVLEANPELRSVEEYFTLPTPQRVENKDTISAAAPKRKQNAKKQTDMPAQSDRNLDWLQSTDADAVSQERKLSGGLGLQITGSAGFNPLTASNQQSPDFSTTMLPMSPVNMTSFAHHAHTPTFFPPQPFAMNFGQGSNGNIDPLDRQFIYGGYSMDASTSLGDGHTWAL, encoded by the exons ATGGATTTCACAAACTTCGACGATTTTGCGTTTGCTTACTATGGTCTTCCTGTCCGGGCTTCTCTCGTTTCCCTAGTAGATCACACCCACACGTTCCAATCTCCCACTGCGCTTCCCCAGCACCAGGCCATTTCTGGCCTTGCACATAGCGGTCTGCCGTTCGGCACCTTGCCTACGGGCAACCGCAACCAGAGCATGGAAGGCTCCAAGGCCCACCCAGATCGGACATCTCCCGCATCCGAGGCCCCCGAAGACCCGACTACCGATGAGTTTGGTTTGGCTTCCCGTAGCCGTGCGGGTGGCATAGATCCAGGTGGTAAACCTAAGGAGGATAAAGCCGATGCCACACCTGCGTGGAGTGAACTTAAGACAAAGGCTGGTAAGGAAAGAAAACGCCTCCCGCTTGCTTGCGTTGCATGTCGCCGAAAGAAGAGCCGTTGCTCAGGCGAGAAACCCGCCTGCGAGCACTGTCTACGCTCATATATCCCATGTGTCTATAAGGTTACGACTCGGAAAGCTGCGCCTCGGACAAATTGCATGGCTATGCTCGATAAGCGACCGAAGCGCATGGAAGAACGCGTCATCGAGGCCATATCCAAATCGGATCAGGAAGTCGCGTCATCCGTAACTCGCCCCGTGGTCAAACCGGCGATACCAGGAACTGTACCTTCCAGTCAGCCAACCAAGAAGCGCGGCGCCGAGGAAGCATTCGGGCCTGATCTGGAAGCTTGGGCGAAGGCGCCTTCGGAGCCAAAGACTGAGGGCGATGATGGGTCCAGTAGCTTACAAGTCCAGGAAGGGGAGGAGAATAAGCTGCAACACGAAGGCACCGACGCACTCCCCTCCAAGGAGATACAGGAGCATCTGGCAGAGGTGTTTTTCGACAACATCTATGGTCAATCTTACCATCTTCTACACAAGCCAAGCTATATGCGAAAGCTAAA AAATGGCACACTACCTCCGGTGCTTGTTCTCACAGTGTGCGCTGTAGCTGCTCGTTTTACCTCAAGCCCTCTAGTGAGTTCTTCAGGGCCTGAATTCTTACGCGGTGAAGAATGGGCATCACACGCTCGAGATATTTGCACCAGACGATACGAATGGCCAAACCTCACCATCCTGACATGTCTTCTCATTTTGGGCCTTCATGAATTTGGAACGTGCCAGGGCGGCCGTAGCTGGGCCCTGGGTGGACAAGCTATCCGAATGGCTTTCGCTCTCCAGTTACATAAAGACTTGGAATACGATCCCTTGGACCGTAATGGCACCAAAACACAGCTCAGCTTCATTGATCGAGAGATTCGGCGACGCATAATGTGGGCCTGCTTTCTCATGGATCGCTTCAACTCTTCTGGGACAGATCGACCCATGTTCGTCAGGGAGGATACAATTCAGATTCCTCTGCCGGTAAAGGAAAAGTATTTCCAATTCGGCCTGCCTGCGCCCACCGAGATGTTGGATGGTCGAGTACCTCATCCGCCGTCGCCCAACGACGGACAAATCGCTGATGTACGAGAGAACATGGGAGTTGCGGCTTTCCTGATTCGAGCCATTACCTTATGGGGACGGATCACCACCTACCTGAGCCAAGGGTGTAAGGATCTAGACCCCAATCCATTATGGGAAGACGAGTCTCACCACATGAAGCATCTCAATGATGCTGTAAACCTTGAAGCTAGTCTGCCCTTGTCACTTAAGTACTCTGCAGAGAACCTCGAGGTCCACAAGACAGAGAACACGCCAAGCCAGTTTCTTTTCATGCATATCTGCCTGCAGCATAACATTCTCTTAGTGAGTCGAGCTGCTATGTCAGCACGAAAGCAACATGGTGTACATGATGATTTCTTCTTTGAAGCAAGCAAGAGGACCTTCAACGCTGCGAACCGAATATCCGAGCTCCTTCGTGAGGCTGAACAGTCGGGATGCTTTGTTTCGGCTCCGTTTGCTGGATACTGCGCCTTTTCCTCGGCAACAGTTCACAGCGTGGGTATTATCTCCCGCAATCCATCCATGAAGCTAGCAGCCCAGGCCAATTTGACCACCAATGTCAAGTATCTTCACAAAATGAAGAAGTATTGGGGCATGTTTCACTGGATGGTGGAGAACGTTCGCACTCAGTATCAAAATGTCTTGGACGCTATGAGAGCTGGTGCGAATGTCGAAGAACGAGCCACACAGCTTTCTTTCCTTCAATACGGAGACTGGTTTAACCGTTACCCTCGCGGTCTTTCTCACGCTGAGTTTATGGACCCTGCCACTCACAAACGAAAGGATTCAGGAGCAGACGGCGTCCTCGAAGCGAATCCCGAACTGCGATCAGTGGAGGAATACTTCACGCTTCCAACACCGCAAAGGGTTGAGAATAAGGATACTATCAGCGCGGCAGCGCCGAAACGAAAGCAAAACGCCAAGAAACAGACTGACATGCCAGCACAGTCTGACCGGAATCTCGATTGGTTGCAGAGTACAGATGCAGACGCAGTCTCCCAGGAACGCAAGCTCTCAGGTGGTTTGGGATTGCAAATTACAGGTTCAGCAGGCTTCAACCCTCTCACAGCATCAAACCAGCAGAGCCCGGATTTTAGCACCACCATGTTACCTATGAGCCCGGTTAATATGACTTCATTTGCTCACCATGCACATACGCCCACCTTTTTCCCACCGCAGCCGTTTGCAATGAACTTTGGGCAGGGCTCGAATGGGAACATCGACCCGCTTGATCGTCAATTTATCTATGGCGGATACTCAATGGATGCTAGTACCAGTCTGGGTGATGGCCATACTTGGGCATTGTAG
- a CDS encoding hypothetical protein (At least one base has a quality score < 10), translated as MTDPLEDKVVETSPPILSPSTLLADAQQLQEERLFRHFRGWLFSERAKDTSSWTWDYGYDIQRAHERRWVCKLCIHQRVPQPKNFTHTGLQNASKHLFKEHHIRAPEGKTKSSTQLKAESVEKQHRSIADTLTLDPEKPREQAMANSFVKNFDRDHFQRMVMQWIVKSNLSFLTVEDEDLRAIFDYLSPSVSIRGGHLSADTLRTRIITRDGFNTTLRASSTMPRTSGRPADHQVHREFITISSDASSGFKNSRVKCKHCGHETAKGTTRQKKHLLRHCPNYRGQQQSEQSQLTQHFPVVDKTFKQMLDELAARAIFADGRPFNLFESKRMRILLNKLNTAWQPPSRRRVQRLLAPTYSEYRNQVQDILDQTERINVIFDGSDNITSHRIINISIQVANGLAFYWKTFDTGQIQHTAEHYIDLLYPELEIICKDTDSVMRKAHVHLAARKEFQHCFFSLCDSHGLQLLIKDILEQPFFEEAFKSATLIVTFFKKSKLQLARLREAQKAAWGHHKAFLSAAITRWGSQFNALWSVLHCKEPLQTYARRPDVRAELASGSLELLPRVLESVNNPHFWIRLETVLAIIKPVSSRQHASEADRAHIGHVIPRWLEIKAEWKALDDSQQHKDVNFSELYSVWLNRMDKQTYDIHYAGFALRPDTVGTKLEEQLMMKVLQFFKSAVNPADHLHIVREFNHFRAQSGGQFAAEGLVYSKEWTPLDAWMLLDNQGSKLAALAVRIFGTIANSVPSERSFSAVNFLHSKARNRLTPANADKLAFIYMNERVLERITQSQNQPLGHRDEVDSTVVSWEDLTEDGWLTLEDTYMEIHCASSLEVDAVIGEFTHQPASDGEETIVEKFEVQDGSESEGTGGN; from the exons ATGACCGATCCTTTAGAAGACAAAGTCGTTGAGACCTCTCCACCAATTCTTTCACCATCAACGTTACTAGCTGATGCCCAACAGCTACAGGAAGAACGTCTGTTTCGTCATTTCCGCGGCTGGCTCTTCTCCGAGCGCGCAAAGGACACCTCCTCCTGGACTTGGGACTACGGGTATGATATCCAGCGGGCTCATGAGCGAAGATGGGTATGCAAACTCTGCATTCACCAACGAGTCCCCCAGCCGAAGAACTTCACGCATACTGGTCTTCAAAATGCCAGCAAACATCTGTTCAAAGAACATCATATTCGGGCGCCAGAGGGCAAGACGAAGTCTTCGACGCAGTTGAAAGCGGAAAGCGTCGAGAAGCAGCACCGCTCAATAGCTGATACCTTGACGCTCGATCCGGAAAAGCCGCGGGAGCAGGCCATGGCGAACTCCTTCGTCAAGAACTTTGACAGGGACCATTTTCAACGGATGGTGATGCAATGGATCGTTAAGAGTAATCTTTCCTTTCTCACGGTCGAAGACGAGGATCTCCGAGCCATATTCGATTATCTTAGTCCATCAGTGTCAATACGTGGTGGCCACTTATCTGCAGATACCCTCAGGACCAGGATTATCACTAGGGATGGATTTAATACC ACCCTTCGTGCTTCTTCTACAATGCCTCGAACCTCTGGAAGGCCAGCCGACCACCAGGTCCACCGAGAATTTATCACGATTTCCTCGGACGCTAGCTCAGGGTTCAAGAACTCACGAGTCAAGTGCAAGCACTGTGGCCACGAGACAGCCAAAGGCACTACTCGTCAGAAGAAGCACTTACTTCGCCATTGCCCCAATTACAGAGGGCAGCAACAGTCTGAGCAGTCTCAACTTACTCAGCACTTTCCTGTGGTAGACAAGACTTTTAAGCAGATgcttgatgagcttgctGCTAGAGCAATTTTCGCTGATGGCCGTCCATTTAACCTATTCGAGTCCAAACGAATGCGAATTCTGTTGAACAAGCTGAATACTGCTTGGCAACCACCGTCTCGTCGCCGAGTGCAGCGGCTGCTAGCCCCGACCTATTCTGAGTACCGcaaccaagtccaagataTCCTCGACCAGACAGAACGTATCAACGTGATCTTTGACGGCTCAGACAATATCACGAGTCATCGAATTATCAATATCTCGATACAGGTGGCAAATGGTCTGGCGTTCTATTGGAAGACGTTTGATACGGGACAGATTCAACACACGGCTGAGCACTACATCGATCTTTTGTATCCTGAGCTGGAGATAATTTGCAAGG ATACGGATAGTGTGATGAGGAAAGCTCATGTGCATTTGGCTGCAAGAAAGGAATTCCAACATTGCTTCTTTTCGCTCTGCGATTCACATGGGCTACAGCTACTCATCAAGGACATCCTAGAGCAGCCGTTCTTTGAGGAGGCATTCAAAAGCGCTACATTAATTGTcaccttcttcaagaagtcGAAACTGCAGTTGGCTCGATTGAGAGAAGCACAAAAGGCAGCTTGGGGCCACCATAAGGCGTTTTTATCTGC CGCAATCACACGCTGGGGCAGTCAATTCAATGCTTTATGGTCAGTTTTACACTGTAAAGAACCTCTCCAAACATACGCTCGCCGCCCTGACGTGAGGGCAGAGCTAGCCTCCGGGTCTCTCGAGCTTCTTCCGAGGGTGCTGGAGTCTGTCAATAACCCTCACTTCTGGATACGCCTAGAGACTGTTTTGGCTATAATTAAGCCTGTTAGCAGTCGTCAGCATGCCTCAGAAGCCGATCGGGCTCACATCGGCCATGTGATTCCTCGTTGGCTGGAGATTAAagcagaatggaaagcaCTTGACGATTCTCAGCAACATAAAGACGTGAATTTCAGCGAGCTGTATTCAGTATGGTTAAACCGTATGGATAAACAGACATATGATATTCATTATGCAGGATTTGCATTAAGGCCTGACACAGTCGGGACTAAGCTTGAAGAACAGCTGATGATGAAAGTGCTTCAGTTCTTTAAGTCAGCAGTCAATCCTGCTGACCACCTTCATATTGTTCGAGAATTTAACCACTTCCGAGCACAATCGGGGGGTCAGTTTGCTGCCGAGGGCTTGGTCTATTCAAAAGAATGGACGCCATTAGATGCTTGGATGCTTCTTGATAACCAGGGCAGCAAGCTGGCTGCACTTGCAGTCCGAATCTTTGGAACCATAGCCAATTCAGTTCCCTCAGAGAGATCATTCTCGGCGGTTAACTTCCTCCACAGCAAGGCACGCAACAGGCTCACACCAGCCAACGCTGACAAGTTGGCCTTCATCTACATGAACGAACGGGTGCTAGAGAGGATAACGCAGTCTCAGAATCAACCTCTTGGTCATCGCGATGAGGTTGATTCTACAGTGGTTAGCTGGGAAGATTTGACAGAAGACGGTTGGCTTACTCTCGAAGATACGTATATGGAAATCCATTGCGCATCAAGTCTGGAAGTTGACGCTGTTATCGGCGAGTTCACTCACCAACCCGCCTCCGACGGAGAGGAGACGATTGTGGAAAAATTTGAGGTCCAAGATGGGTCAGAGAGTGAAGGAACGGGGGGGAATTGA